From the genome of Croceibacterium atlanticum:
ATGCAGGGCCGCGCCTCTGGCGCGATCCGCAGCTTCTGCATGTATGGTGAGACAACTGGCGAGGTCGATGAGTTTGGCCTCCCCGTCAGGTGGGACTGGGCATCCGAATACAAGGGTCGCGCCAAGGTCGTTTACGGTCACACACCTGTGCTCGAAGCGAACTGGGTCAACGGCACGATTTGTATCGACACCGGCTGCGTGTTCGGCGGCAAGCTTACTGCCCTTCGCTACCCCGAACTCGAATTGGTGTCAGTCGATGCCGAGCGGACTTACTACGAGCCGATCCGGCCCCTTGATGCTCCCGCCGCCGATACGGGGAGCACGCCGGCGCATCAGCTCAACATTGCCGACGTGCTTGGCAAGCAGGTCATCGAAACTGGCCTTTATGGTCATGTGACGGTGCGCGAAGATAACGCAGCTGCAGCGCTAGAGGTAATGACTCGGCACGCAGTCGATCCGCACTGGCTGATCCATCTGCCGCCGACCATGTCGCCAGCGGAAACGAGCGCGCTGGACGGATGGCTAGAGCGGCCGGAAGAGGCCTTCGCCTACTACGGCTCGAAGGGCGCACGAAAGCTTGTGCTCGAAGAAAAGCACATGGGCTCGCGCGCGCTAATCGTGCTGTCGAAAACCCAAGAAACCGCGGCCAAGCGTTTTGGCATTCACGATGGTTCGCGAGGAACCATCGTGACCCGAACCGGTCGGCGCTTCTTCAACGATGCCGAATTAGAGGCGTCGGTTCTGCACCGCGTGGACCAGGCGATGGAGAGTTCAGGCCTGTGGACTGAGCTCGATACCGATTGGGTCCTGTGGGACTGTGAAATCATGCCTTGGAGCATGAAGGCCGGTGCGCTTGTGCGCGGCCAATACGCGTCAGTCGGTGCAGCCGCCAACTCAGGTCTATCTGCCCTCGATGCTGCGTTGCAGGCTGCCATCGCGCGTGGCGTGGACATCAAAGACTTGGGAGCGAGAGTTTTCCAGCGCCTCGAAGACGCGGCGAATTATCGCGAAGCTTATAACCGGTATGTCCACCCATTCGGAGGCATTGCAGACCTGAAGATCGCACCGTTCCATCTCTTGGCATCGGAGGGTCAGGTACATTCCGATAAGGATCACCTCTGGCACATGGGGATGGCTCACAGGCTATGTGCTGCTGACGCAGACCTACTGCTTGCGACCGAATATCGAGCTCTCGATCTCGACGACGCTACTCAGATTCAAGAGGCAATCGAATGGTGGGAGGCCATGACCGCCAAGGGTGGCGAGGGCATGGTGGTCAAGCCGCTCGACTTCATCGCTCGCGGTCGGCGCGGCCTTCTGCAACCTGCCATCAAGTGTCGCGGGCGCGAGTATCTGCGGATCATCTATGGCCCGCACTACGACCGACCAGGCAACATCGAGCGGCTGAAAAAACGAGGACTTGGCCAAAAGCGGTCGATGGTATTGCGCGAATTCGCGTTGGGGATCGAGGCGCTGAAACGGTTCGTCGACCACGCTCCGCTCACACGCGTGCACCAATGCGTGTTCGGAGTGCTGGCGATGGAGAGCGAACCGGTTGATCCGCGGCTTTAAGTACGGACCCTGGCCCGCTGCCGGAGGCGCTCATAAAGCTGCACCTCCGCTTCGTGTGACAGTTCGACTGTCACAGCAAAACTCTGGCGACCGACGTCTCCAGCCCAACCACCCGCGCAGCGGACCACAAGGTAATAATTGTCGCCGTATTGCTGGATGTCTCTTGAGAAGGTTACAGAAGCAGTTTGAAGACTTGATTTCTCGCGGATTGTAGAACTCGGACTCAAATCGCAGTTGTAGCGGTTCTCAACTCGCGGAAACGGCCCTTCCTCTGCGGTTCGCTGGCGAAAATGCTCAAAGATCAAGTCAGGCTCACAGCCCCGGATGAGTCGGAATCCCATCGACACACCATTATAGTCGAGACGACTATGTCGAACCGGCGGATCATACGCTAAACTCACGCGGACCGTGCGGCGGCCGCGCTCCGTTTGAAATGCGTCCGGGATGGGTATCTGGTAAACAGCGAAATGATCGATCTCGAGCTCATCCTCAGCATAGAGAATGACCCGCGCATCGTCGGAGAACGCCGCCCTTTCGGCATCTACTAGCCCATGTCCGCAAAGGTCGAGGGCCGCTCGTCCTCCCAACGGCTCAAGACGCCTCAGCGCCTCTTCTGGAGGAATAGCACTGCTTGCCAGAAGTGCGCGAATAAGATTTGCAGATGCATCTGGAAAGCGAGCCAGTATTTGGCTCGCCTTGAAAGCGACGAGTGGAGCAGCGTACGACGTACCCGAATAGGTCGCAAACAAGCGATCTATTGGCCGATAATGAAGCGAGACAACACCGGCTTCGGGCCTTGCTTCACCGCCGCGCAACGCAATTGCTTGCCCGTCATAAATCAGCGTTCCGCCAATGTCTGCGAAATCGGGCTTGATCGATCCCCGCACACCCGGTCCGGCACGCGAGAACGGAGATGGCTCGTTCAGATCGGCGATGGGACGAATTCCGATATTCTCTTGAGCTTGTCGGCCCAGGCCATTGCTATGCGCAAGCGAACCGACGGTAACTATGTTCATTCCGCCCGCCGGTTCACAAAGGCGGTTGCTTGGTTCGACTAGATAGCGAGGGTATTCCGTAACCGCCTCTTCGATCCTGTTGCCACCTCGCGGTTGGTGATTTCCGGCGGACACGATGATGACCACGTCCAGCTCACGGACAAGTTCGTCGAGGGTTTGCGTCCAAGGGCCAACCTTGGATCCTTCGATGAGCTTTTTACGATCACCCAGCGCCACCACAAAAATACGGCAACCAAACTCATCGTGTAAGCGGGTGACAGCCTCGCGCATTAGACGCGGAGTGAGCCGACTATTCGGAAATCGCCCCCGATCATCCACTACCTTCGCCGAGCAGAGCCTTGCGTAGCGAACCAGCCTCTCCTGCCCAAGCTGAGCCCGCAAATCGCCAAAGGTGGCTATTCCTCCGACAAAGGTCCCATGGCAAAAATCATCGGCAGTACCGAGCGTATCCGGAATGGCGATGGATCCCGCGATAACGTCTTCAATTAAAGGGTGATCGTTGATCCCGCTATCAATGATGCCAATTAGTGGGAGATCGTCGGTCGCGTCCTCGGGGTCTGGCACATCCACCAACGGTCGCTCAATTAACTCACTCGTGGTGAGATCGGGCTCCGGCGGAAAGTCGAGTTCGGCGATCTCCTCGATGTTCAGCAGACTGCGGGCCACCGTTCCATCGGCACGCAATCGAAGCATCGTCAAATTGGGACCAATATGACGGTCCAACTCTTCTGCCCCGAGGGCCTCTGAGTACGCAGCGATGTCGTCGAGCTTGCGCTCACGCAAGGCTCGTGGTCCCAAATCCCAAAGTTCGATGTCGAGTATATACTCTACACCCGCCTGGAAATCGTTGACCTCAACCAAGCCTTCTTCGCGCGCGCGCATCCCAATGCGATCACGCGGCGCGACCTCGGCGATCGCATCAACATTTGCGATGAAAGCGGCATAAGCCGGGTTCTGCCGACCCGGCTGCGTTCCTTGCCCATAGCTGTCGAGCTTGTTCCGGAACTCATCAAGTTCATCACTATCGGCAAACAAAATGAGTGTGCGATCCTCGTCGCTCGAGAGGACCGTCAGCCCAACTTTCGCCCACTCATCCTCTTGGAGTGCCCCATGCATCTGGACACGCAAAATAAGTGATGGATCGACGGAATCAGGCCTGCGTCGCCGTCTTTGTGACGCTATTGCTTCGTCGAGCTCGTTGCTGAGCTGGCGGCTGTGCCCGCCCGGATTTCGTTGCGGTGGTGGCCCACCGCCACCGGTTTTGCGGCGAGGGAGGCGCTCCGGCAGCCTGACAAGCTCAAGGTGATCGTAGCGAGGCAATGACAGCTCATGCTTCGGCTATACGCGCTGTGCGTCTACGCCGCCGCCGCTCATCAACCAATGCATCGAGGAAGTCCTTTTCCGAAACCTGCTTTCGCTGATCGATGATCGATGCCTTGATCGCCTGAACACAGATCCTTTCCAATTCAGCGTAGGAGTATCCATCTAAGCCATCCAAATGGGCCTCGGGATCGAACTGCAATGGAACGTTCTTAAATTTCATTCGAAGGAATCGAGCGGCCATTCGTCGATCAGGACGGTCAAACCATATTACTTCGTCAAACCGCCGCCATATCGCGGAATCCAGCGATTGGTCGAAGTTGGTCGCAGCTACCAAAAAACCTTTCGGTTGAATCCGGTCAATGAATATCAGGAGGCTATTCACTACCCGGCGCAACTCGCTGTGCTCGCCATCTTCGCTCCGTGCACGGGCTAGCGCATCAAACTCATCGAAAAAGAGGACAGTGGGTTGCTTGCGAGCAAACTCGAAGATCTTGCGGATATTTGTCGCTGTTTCGCCAAGGTAAGACGAGATGAGCCGATCAATCTTAACGATATAGAGCGGCAAACCGAGCTCTGCCGCGAACACTTCAGCACACAATGTCTTGCCGCAGCCCGGCGGCCCGCAGAAAAGCAATTTGGAGCGCACAGGCAGGCCGCGCCGACGGATCTCGTCGCCGCGACGATATTCTCGCAGCAACGACAAGAAGATTCGCACATTCTCGGAGGACAGTACGATGTCCTGTTTGTTGTGCGACGGCTCGACCAGCTCGATGAAATCACCAGCTGACTCTGGGAATGGAATTAATGGCGCAAGGCCTCTCGGCTTTGATCGCGGCGAAGGACCGGTCTCCAAGGATTTGCGCAGCGAACGAGCGAGAACGCGGTTATTCTTCTTTTCCTCTTCGCCGATGATCTGCTCGGCCACAGCGCGGAACTCCTCGTCCCGGCCGTAACTTGCCAGCAGCTTTTTCATCAACTCGCCGCGCGCCATTCTCTTCCATTCAACCGAAGCTGCCCCAGACCACTATAGCGATTGCTGTCAAAATCGCCAGCAATGACGCGCAAGCGGATCGGCGAACCTTTCGGAGCTATCTTGCTCTGGCGAAAGGATTCCTCTGGCGAAGAATCGCAATCCGTATGCGCACTTCGTGCTTGTCCACATTTCGTCCACAAGGATCAATTCCAAAGCGACTGATTTCCCCCGCACATTCGTTCGACTGCGTCGCCAATCTGCTGCGCCGCATCCAGCAAATGGCCATCATCCAAATGCGCATACCGGGCCGTCGACTGGTGGTTCGCATGGCCAAGCAACCGACCGATCATGGGCAGCGTTTCCTTGTTCATGGCGGCATGGCTGGCGAAGGTGTGTCGCAGGTCATGGATGCGGACCTGACCAAGCCCGGCACGTTCGCGAATACCTTTCCATGCCCAAGCAACGTCCCGCATATGCCGCCGGTATCGGTAGTTCCAGAATAGCCAGGGGAGCTTCCGATGGCGCGGGATGCCACCAATGACCTCTCGCGCGGCGGAGCCGAGCCAGACGGTGCGCGGCCCAGTCTTGCTATCGCGAAGGTTCAGCCGATTTCCCTTCACGTCGCCCCAGTGCAGATTGAGTATCTCGCCCTTGCGACAACCAGTCAGCAGCAGCAGGGTGATTGCCGCGCCCTCACAGCGGGCGGTCAGGTCGTCGCTCTCACGCAACTTCGCAAGCTCGATCCCGATCCGCCCCAGCTCTTCAACCGTCAAGAACCGCTCGCACTGGCGTTTGCGGTTCGGTCGGATTGACCGGCACGGGTTGGTATTCTCCAGCCGATACCCCCACGCCTCAGCCTTGTTGAGCATGTGCTTGAGGATTTCGAGGGTCCGATTGGCAGCACCCGGACCGGTGCGGTTGTTGAGCTCGGCAAACCACTTGGTCACATGCTCTTCATTGACCTCGTCGATGAAGACGCCCCTGAAGGCGTCGTCGAGGTAGAGCCGCCGATAGCGTGTGTGTGAATCGAGCGTCGAGACTTTCCAGCGCGGCGACCAGCGGGTCCAATATTCCTTAAGGAAATCGTCGAACCTCGGCGCGGATCGAATGCGCTTTCGATCGGTGGCCGGATCGCGCCCCACCTGCGCGTAGGCAATAACGCGGCGCGCGACCATTTGCGCTTGATGGCGCGTGAGGACCGAAGCCGGGCCGATGGTGACAGTGCGCAGCCTGCCACCCATCCGGGTCTGCACGATGTAAACGTTTCGTCCGCTGGGATAGTGGCGGATGCCGAAGCCGTGCTCGATCCCGAGCCAGGTCGTCGTCCGTGCCTTGCCCTTGGGAACGAGCCTGAAGTTTACCGATGCTCCAACCTCGGCAAGTGCCTCTTCGACAATGCGCTTGAGGCTGGCAGCAGTCATGACCGCAGTCCGATCGCTTGCGCCAGCGAGCCGGAGATGCGCTCGGCGGCATCGCCGATCACGTCATCGGACAGATGCGCGTACTTTGCCGTCGTCTCCGGCAAGACGTGGCCTAGCAGCTTGCCGATGGTGGCGAGCGGCACATTGTCCATGATGGCGGTCGAGGCGAAGCTGTGCCGCAGATCGTGGACGCGCAAATCGGGCATCGCGCAGCGTCGGCGCAGATTGTACCACCACGGTTCGATGTTGACCGGGTGCTTGCCCCTTGAGTTGACGAACACCAGCGCGTCGTCTTCGCCGCGCTCAAATCCTGCCAGCACCTCAAGCGCCTGAGAGTTGAGCCAGATCACTTTCGGGCCGGTCTTGCTATCGGGCAGCACGAGCCGCGGCGGTTTCACCATTCCCCATCGAAGAAACCTGATCTCGCCCAACCGCGCGCCGGTGAACATCAGCAAACGCAGTATTGAGACCGGAATGGGATGCTCGGCCTCAGCCTCACGCAAAGCCGCACCAAGGCGGCGATACTCTGCAGGTGTGAGGTATCGCTCCATCTTCGGGCGCTTGAAGCGCGGCATCCCCCGGCAAGGGTTCGATCCCTTGCGGCGCATCCGCAGCGCCTCGGCGTATTTCATGAGCGAGGCGAGAACCGGCACGGCGCGGTTGAAGCTCGTTTCGCCTTCCCCGGAGCAACCGTCACGCCAGCGGTGGATGTCGGCGGGCATGATGTCCGCCACCCGCATCGCGCCAAATTCAGGCTCGATGGAAAGCCGCCACGCATTCCGATTGCGCTTGATCGTCGAAGGCTTCCAGACCCGCGAAAGGTCATCCCAATACGTCTCGACGAAATCAGAAAGCGTTGGCGTGGCTTTGACCACGGCACGCTTGGGCAGACCGTCTAGCGCCACCTCGGCAAGAATGCGCCGCGCCTGAGCCCTTGCTATAGAAGCATCGAGTTCATCCGTTCGACCAAGCGAAATCCGGCGATGCTTACCGCGATGTCGTACGCGGACAAACCAGAAGTAATTGCCGCTCGGCCTGACACGCAGGCCGAATCCGGCAAGCTCGGTATCCCAGATGCAGTATTCGGTCTCGCGAAGCGGCAGCTTGCGCCGCGCGAAATTGCCATCGAGCAGTGCCCGGCGCCCGGGCTTTCGCCGCCTGGGGACCATATGGCAATCGTCACTAGCAAAACTGCCCTCAAAAGTCGCGGAATTACCGTCATTTTCGGGGATCGGATGGCCTTCAACAGCATGCCTGCTGCCGAGCACTTCCAGCATCTCACGCACTGATTTTACGGCATTTTTTCCCATACCATGGCAGTCTTACTGCGTAGGGTGTGCTCACGTTTCCAGTTACAGTGGAGAGGCCAGAAAGGCGAGACAAGGTGCTCGCGGGGCTACGCATCGCTTAGAGTTGGATTTGCAGCCTCGCTGGCGTTTGAGGCTGCTTTTAGGCCGCTTGCCGACCGTCAGGTTTCGGGCAGTGAAATAGAGATAGCTGCCCTTCCTCGCGAAGCTCCGGTGAGGCAACTGTCGACCAACTAAATGCGTTCCGCTGCTAGCGCGGGAAGGCCGCTCCTTCCCCAACCGGCCATTCCCGGTTCGTTGATCGGCCTGGCAGCAGTGCTGCCCTCATCTCGCTCATACAGGCTTCTCCGCCGACTTCCGGAAAGCGAAGGTCGCGTCGGCTCAGTTGAGACGGCAGGGTCTGGCCGGAAGCTGCAATTTGCGATCTAGCCTCGGAACGGCGGCTTCCCCGTGCAGTGCCGGTCGCCCGGAATCTACCATTCGGCTACCAACGCAAGAGACGCAATTTCAGTCAATCCGAGCGCTGGCGACCAGTTGTTCGAAATCGGCCAAATTGCGCTGGAAGAAGTGCAGCGCTGGGGCCTCGTACAGCATCATGAATAGATTGCCGTCGATGATGGTGGCTTGGGCAACTCCCCGCCGTTGCAGGTCGTCTGCACCGAGCGTTGTAAATTCGAAGCGGATGCCGTCATGACTAAGGAATTGGACCGGCGCTGCCGAAGTCACCTCGAAGGTGGCCACGCCCTTGCTGATCCGCAGCGAGCTTTCCAGGAAGCTGGGCACGTCGACCAGAAGCATGTTGCCCGAGAACTGCGGCAGCGGCATTTCACGGCGGTTTACTTCACGAAACAATGTATCACCATCGCCGACCTCTGCGAAAAACAGCACGTCGTTTAGTAGCTCGCCGTCAAGCGTCCAGCGCTCGGCACGGTTACCCGGTCGTTGGCTGATGCGGTTCCATTCAATCGTCGGGGTTACGGTGACATCCGAACGCGCTACAGTCACAGCGGCATTGGCCTCAATTAAGCGGTGGGCCGACGCGGCCGCCGGTGTCAGCGCGAACAGCATCGACAGCATCAATCCAAGTTTACGCATTCGTCACTCCTGTACCATAGTGCGGAGCATCGCCGCGTCGGGGGCCTCAGGGGCTTTCTCCAAGTAGGTGCGCAGCGCGTCAGACCCCAGCGCGAGTTCGCCGCTGCGAATCAACGACAGCCCCATTCCGCGCCAGGCTGCGCTCAGATCCGGGTCGAGGTCGAGTGCTCGCCGGTAAAATTCCGCCGCGTTGACCAAGTCACGTGGATGACCCCGGCCGCGGTACAGTTCGCCCCGTGCGAACAGCAGGTCAGCAGTATATTCGTCGCCCGCGATGCGGTTAATCAGATAATCGGTGCCGCCGAAATCGTTCAAAGCAAGCTCGTCGGCGAGGAATTGGGCGACCCACGGTGCCAGCGCGCGGCTATAAGCATCGCGACCTTCATAGTCGCCGCCGGAGACGCGGTTGGCAAGCGTCGCCAGCGTGTCTGCGCGTTCAAGATTGGTCGGATGACTGGCAAAGAACGCCACCCCATTGTAGCGCGATGTGCGGCGACCACGATCGATAGCGGTCTGGTCTGCCTCATTCATCACTGCGCGCCAGACGTCAGCTGCTGCGGCGGGCCGGAAACCGGCCTGCGCGATGTAGCCAAAGCCGAGCATGTCAGCGTCGCGCTCCTGGTTTCGTCGAAAGCTGTACACGCCGCCCAAGACCGCCAGCTGCAAGTCGCGGTTGTTGTTATACGCACCGCCATAGGTCGCTGCGGCCGCGCCCAAGACTGCAGTCCAGGCAAGGAGATCGCTGCCGGACCGCGTATTGCGGTAATTTGCCAGCGTATGGCGAAGTTCGAAATGCGCGAACTCGTGGCCTAGCACCGAAGCCAGCTCGGCTTCATTGCGCATACGCAGCAACAAACCGGTGTTTATTCGCATCGTGCCATTGGGGGTCATCGAGGCGTTAAAGACGGGGACCCGTACAATGTAGATACGCACGTTGCCGCAGCGATCGTCACCCACGGTGCGGCATAATATGCTGCGGATGTAGTCGTTGAGTGCGGGATCGCGGATTACCAGGTCGGCATCGCGGAGCAGGCGTTCGTCTTCATCTGCCATCGTCCACAGTCCACGCTCGTCACGGTCCTGCGGTTGGTAGACGCCCTCGTAAGTTGGCACGGCAAATTCGTCTTGCGCGGTGGCTGCAAACGGGATTGCGAGTGAGATGAGCGCGGCGGCGGCACACGCCCGGCGTAGTACACTCATTCGGCCGCGACCGCGTCATTCGGCAGCAACGGAAAGTCCTCGAAGAGCTGTTCGACGCGGCGCTGCGCCCCATCAATTTCTCGCACGTCTCCGCCCATTTGGAGGTCGGCATTGACCCAAAGTATATTCCCCGTGTGCAGGTCGACCAGCGCAGCGAAGCCCGCGTGGCGGCCCGAAGTCACGCTGACCCCACCTAGCGCGGCAAATACCTGCAACACCTTACGTCCAGTCGAGCCGTAGTGATCCTCGACGTTAATGAACAAGGCATAGTCGGCCTGGGCGGCCCCGGGTAGTTCGCCCACGCCTGATCCGAGCGACCAATCAAAAATATCCTCGCGGTTGTTCGCCTTCTTGGTTTCCAGCCGGTTGCCGACAAAGAACTGATAGTTGACAATCGATTCGGAGACCACGCTGAACAAGGTGATGTAATCATCCACCAGCCGTGCTTCGTCGCCAAACGCCTCGGGGGCGTCAATCAGCGATGCGCCAAACCGCGCTTGGTAATCATCAATAGCCGTGCCGAGATTGTCTCGCGCCAATTCGGTCCAGTCAGCGCGGGGCTCGAACATGCCGCCGGTCGATTGTTCGCCCACCCGAATGCGCGGACGGAAAACCAAAATACGAGCTCCGCCCTGCAGTTGCGTAGCGTCGAAATCGTGTCGTACCGCGCCACGTTCCTGTGCGGCAAGCGGCGCAGGGACGGAAAGCGCCAGCACGGCGGCAAGCATTTTTGTCAGGAAATTCACTGTCACCCCCCCATTTATAGCGATTGTTTAGCTACAGCCATTCCGCTGTCAATCAGCAGAGAATTTGTATCCATGCCTATTGCCTATCGGTGCAGCACTGCCATTTCCTGCTACGCTTGCAGTAGGCCAACCTAATTCTCCTGCTACAGGATTCGCGTTTACCCTTCTGAGGGGGCTGCCTTAGGTGCAGTGCCCATTTCGAGCGGCGCTTCCTAAGTGGCCGAAGGGGAGCGTAAGCCGAATGGCAGCTTTCCGCCTGGACCGTTCCAGAAACCGCTAGTCAGGAATCGGCTCATTCTATGTCATTCTGCGATGCTGATCAGGCGAAAGCTGAATGCCCGCTTTTTTTCAGAACTGCTGTTCGACCACTTGCTTTGGAATGACTGGAAAGTCCCAATGTCGGCCCTCCGGTAGGGCTTTGGTGTATGTCTGCTTTCGGGGGAACAGGTTAAAGTCTCCAACGGCCGGGATTGGGGCGCAAAGCTGCCGTTCTTCAGCGCTCAATCGCCGCGCGGCTCTACCTCCATTCACTTGTCCTGTAAGGGCACAGGCAATGATCTCGCTCTATCTAACGCCCACTCGCGCAAAACGTAATCTGGCGAGCACACCGTACACCGCGAATTCGGGATGCAAGCCGTTGGTTTATATTAATAAATGTGGTTTGGGTGAAAGTCACCCGTCTACGAGTTGAGCGGGTTTGCACCGAACCGCTGGCAACTCGCTCTCCTTTAAGGCATTGGATTGGTGCGGTAATTCCTTACGAGGCTGCAAGTGGTCTGCGATCCGCAGAATTCTGGCTTCCTCGATGTGCTATTGCGGCGCTCTGCTCGCAGGTGAGTTGTTGTCACGGGCCATGACAGACATCGCTCGGAGCGCTAAAAGCCAAGCTTCAAGAAGGGCGCGATGATCTCGCTTGTTCTCAGCCTTTTCCACAGAAGCGCGGTACGCTGGGGGCCAGATTGGGGGCCTTTGAAATCGTTGTTTTCAAAAAGAAAATTGAATTCAATGGCTTGCCCAGCCTATTGGCTTCCCTTCACCGCTCCACCGTTACAATAAGTGACGGGGAGGTTCCTTGCCGGCATTCTTTACCACGCTGATTGCTTGCGTTCTTGCCACGATTGGCGGGCGCGAAGTCGTGTCCACGGCGCGGCTTTCCCACTCGCTGGGGCAGGGCGTGGGCCTGCTGGTGGCGATCTGGGCCAGTTGCATTGCCAGTTCGGCCCTGGCCGCGTGGGTCGGCGGTGTGCTGGCGCCGATGATGGCGCCCGATGCCAAGCAGGTCTTCGCCGCCATGGCCCTGCTGATGGGCGCGGGGGAGCTGGCGCTGCTGCGCCCGCGCAGGAAACCGGCAGAGCCGACCCGGTCTGCCGGGGCGATGCTGCTGGTGCTGCTGGCATCGCAGATCACGGATGCGGCGCGGTTTCTCGTGCTGGCTCTCTCCGTTGCCAATGGCGTGCCGATGCTGGCCGCGGCGGGCGGTGCGCTGGGCAGTGGCATCGTATTGACGTTTGCCTGGGCAATGGGCGCCGAATGGGAAGAACGGTTGCCTCTGGCCGCATTGCGCTGGGCAGCAGCCACTCTTCTGCTGCTGGCCGGGGCCGCCATGTTGTTGATAGGGCTGGGCATTCTTGCGTGATCGACTGAGGCGATCGGTCTCTTCGTGATACTGCGCGAAACCGATCTTGTGGCGCGCCGTTACATCCCCAAATGGAATTCACGAAAGGGGATCAAGATTATGGCAAATACCGGAGACAATTCGAAAGCGGCGCTGGTCGAAGCACTCAATGGCGCGCTGGCCGATCACCTTGCACTCTATCTGAAAACGAAGAATTTTCACTGGCACGTATCGGGCCCGCGTTTCCGCAGCCTGCATCTGATGTTCGATGAACAGGCAGGGGAATTGTTCGGCCTTGTCGATACGATTGCCGAACGTGTTCGCAAGATTGGCGAAAAGACGCTGACCGGACTGGGCTCCGTCTCGAAGGCGACCAACATCGCCGATCAGGACGATATCAATCTGGCTCCGGAAAAAATGATCGAGGAATTGCGGGACGATAATGTGAAGCTGCTGGAACGGCTGAAGACCGTGAAACAGACTTCGGAAGACGCTGGCGACAATGCCACCAACGGCATGGTCGATGACTGGATCGACCAGACCGAGGAACGGATCTGGTTCCTCAGCGAAACGATTAACTGACCCTGTCCCCCCTCCAGGGTCAAATCTGCCCCCGCGGCCATCGCGCCGCGGGGGCTTTGTGTGTAGGGGGCGTTTCATGGCCGAAATCCAATTGATCGAAAATGCAGGCGATTCAGATATCGCCGCCTGGCTCAAGGCCCGCCTGTCTGCCGCGCTGAATGCGCAGGAAGGGCCCGTTGCCATCACGGTGCCCGGCGGTTCCACGCCGTTCCCCATCCTGGAAGAACTGGCTCGGGACGGGCTGGATTGGCAACGCATCGCCGTTTGGCCGGGTGACGATCGTGAAGTGCCGGAAGATCACCCGGCCAGCAATACCGGCAGGATCCGCGCCCTGCTGGAACCGGCAGGGGCCAGGATCGTGCCGCTGGCCACGGGCGAAAACGTCCCGCATTTTGCCGTGGCGTGGCTGGGCATGGGGGCGGACGGGCATATCGCCTCGCTCTTTCCCAATACCGATCCGCAGGTGGATGATCCCCTGCCGATCAGGCGCCTGACGCCCGATCCCCTGCCGCCAGAGGCGCCGTTCGACCGGATTACGCTGACCATCCCCTCTCTGCTCGACAGTGACGAATTGCTGTTCGTCATTCGCGGGGAAGACAAACGGGCCCTGTTCCTTCGCGCCATGGAAGGGAAAGTGGATCTACCAATCGCGCGCCTGCTTGGCGCTGCCCGGCAGAAGGTGACATGCTTCACCTGATACCCGCGCCGCTGCATCGCGCCGCGCTCAGGATCGCTCATCGGCTTCGCGCGCGTTTCCGGCGGCTGGCCCGGCCCCATATTGCCGGCGTTTCGATTATCGGAACGGATCGGCAGGGCCGCGTGCTGCTTGTGCGGCACTCCTATGGTTCGGGCCTGTGGTCCCTTCCGGGAGGCGGGATCGGCAAGGCGGAGGATCCGGAAGC
Proteins encoded in this window:
- a CDS encoding polynucleotide kinase-phosphatase, which translates into the protein MKIEIPEFALVLLVGASGMGKSTFASKHFLPTEVVSSDRMRGWIADDETDQSATGDAFDMLHFIVEKRLKNRRFTVVDATSVQPESRKSLVALARKWHALVVAITFELPEEVALARNAERPDRQFGAGPVRRQMLNLKRSIKSMGREGIRYVHRLRTIEQVEAVEITRTRLWTDRREDSGPFDIIGDVHGCADELETILDQLGYQVSWEGKDVHVTPPEGRRAIFVGDLVDRGPRSPDVLRIAKHMVDSGTALAVVGNHDDKLKRHLSGRNVKPTHGLAETIEQLGSEPPEFLAEMREWLDGLLSHYLLDDGKLVVAHAGLKEEMQGRASGAIRSFCMYGETTGEVDEFGLPVRWDWASEYKGRAKVVYGHTPVLEANWVNGTICIDTGCVFGGKLTALRYPELELVSVDAERTYYEPIRPLDAPAADTGSTPAHQLNIADVLGKQVIETGLYGHVTVREDNAAAALEVMTRHAVDPHWLIHLPPTMSPAETSALDGWLERPEEAFAYYGSKGARKLVLEEKHMGSRALIVLSKTQETAAKRFGIHDGSRGTIVTRTGRRFFNDAELEASVLHRVDQAMESSGLWTELDTDWVLWDCEIMPWSMKAGALVRGQYASVGAAANSGLSALDAALQAAIARGVDIKDLGARVFQRLEDAANYREAYNRYVHPFGGIADLKIAPFHLLASEGQVHSDKDHLWHMGMAHRLCAADADLLLATEYRALDLDDATQIQEAIEWWEAMTAKGGEGMVVKPLDFIARGRRGLLQPAIKCRGREYLRIIYGPHYDRPGNIERLKKRGLGQKRSMVLREFALGIEALKRFVDHAPLTRVHQCVFGVLAMESEPVDPRL
- a CDS encoding S8 family peptidase, with translation MPRYDHLELVRLPERLPRRKTGGGGPPPQRNPGGHSRQLSNELDEAIASQRRRRRPDSVDPSLILRVQMHGALQEDEWAKVGLTVLSSDEDRTLILFADSDELDEFRNKLDSYGQGTQPGRQNPAYAAFIANVDAIAEVAPRDRIGMRAREEGLVEVNDFQAGVEYILDIELWDLGPRALRERKLDDIAAYSEALGAEELDRHIGPNLTMLRLRADGTVARSLLNIEEIAELDFPPEPDLTTSELIERPLVDVPDPEDATDDLPLIGIIDSGINDHPLIEDVIAGSIAIPDTLGTADDFCHGTFVGGIATFGDLRAQLGQERLVRYARLCSAKVVDDRGRFPNSRLTPRLMREAVTRLHDEFGCRIFVVALGDRKKLIEGSKVGPWTQTLDELVRELDVVIIVSAGNHQPRGGNRIEEAVTEYPRYLVEPSNRLCEPAGGMNIVTVGSLAHSNGLGRQAQENIGIRPIADLNEPSPFSRAGPGVRGSIKPDFADIGGTLIYDGQAIALRGGEARPEAGVVSLHYRPIDRLFATYSGTSYAAPLVAFKASQILARFPDASANLIRALLASSAIPPEEALRRLEPLGGRAALDLCGHGLVDAERAAFSDDARVILYAEDELEIDHFAVYQIPIPDAFQTERGRRTVRVSLAYDPPVRHSRLDYNGVSMGFRLIRGCEPDLIFEHFRQRTAEEGPFPRVENRYNCDLSPSSTIREKSSLQTASVTFSRDIQQYGDNYYLVVRCAGGWAGDVGRQSFAVTVELSHEAEVQLYERLRQRARVRT
- a CDS encoding AAA family ATPase, whose product is MARGELMKKLLASYGRDEEFRAVAEQIIGEEEKKNNRVLARSLRKSLETGPSPRSKPRGLAPLIPFPESAGDFIELVEPSHNKQDIVLSSENVRIFLSLLREYRRGDEIRRRGLPVRSKLLFCGPPGCGKTLCAEVFAAELGLPLYIVKIDRLISSYLGETATNIRKIFEFARKQPTVLFFDEFDALARARSEDGEHSELRRVVNSLLIFIDRIQPKGFLVAATNFDQSLDSAIWRRFDEVIWFDRPDRRMAARFLRMKFKNVPLQFDPEAHLDGLDGYSYAELERICVQAIKASIIDQRKQVSEKDFLDALVDERRRRRRTARIAEA